In Bacillus sp. Marseille-Q1617, a genomic segment contains:
- the rapZ gene encoding RNase adapter RapZ, translating into MSTGSTNDVQLVIITGMSGAGKTVAIQSFEDLGFFCVDNLPPTLLPKFLELMKESGNKMNKVALVMDLRGREFFDHLFKALDELAETSWVTPQILYLDADDSSLVRRYKETRRSHPLAPSGLPLEGIKQERELLEELKGRAQLIYTTSTMKPRELREKILTEFSVNKKSIFTVNVISFGFKHGIPIDADLVFDVRFLPNPHYIDHMRPKTGLDEEVSTYVLKWNETHKFLDKVTDLLSFMLPHYKREGKSQLVVAIGCTGGQHRSVALAEHIGHHFEDDYHTKISHRDIEKRKAVQTP; encoded by the coding sequence ATGAGTACAGGTTCTACGAATGACGTACAATTAGTGATCATAACAGGAATGAGCGGGGCCGGTAAAACTGTCGCCATTCAAAGCTTTGAGGATTTAGGGTTTTTCTGCGTAGATAATTTGCCGCCGACTCTCCTGCCAAAATTCCTCGAGCTGATGAAAGAATCCGGCAATAAGATGAATAAGGTCGCGCTGGTCATGGACCTCCGCGGAAGGGAATTCTTCGACCATCTCTTCAAGGCATTGGATGAATTGGCGGAAACCTCCTGGGTGACACCGCAGATCCTCTACCTGGATGCAGATGATTCCTCCCTTGTCAGACGTTACAAGGAAACACGGCGCTCGCATCCTCTTGCTCCCTCAGGCCTGCCGCTTGAAGGGATCAAGCAGGAACGTGAGCTGCTTGAAGAATTAAAGGGCCGGGCGCAGTTGATTTATACGACTTCCACCATGAAGCCAAGAGAACTGCGGGAGAAGATCCTCACGGAGTTCTCTGTGAACAAGAAATCGATTTTTACGGTGAATGTCATTTCTTTCGGTTTCAAGCACGGGATACCGATCGATGCGGATCTTGTATTTGATGTGAGATTCCTGCCGAATCCTCATTATATCGATCATATGCGTCCTAAGACAGGGCTGGATGAAGAGGTTTCAACCTATGTGCTGAAGTGGAATGAAACCCATAAATTCCTTGATAAGGTGACGGATCTTCTATCGTTCATGCTTCCTCACTACAAACGTGAAGGAAAGAGTCAGCTGGTGGTGGCCATCGGCTGTACAGGCGGGCAGCACCGCTCGGTTGCCTTGGCGGAACATATCGGCCATCACTTTGAAGATGATTATCATACGAAAATCTCTCATCGTGATATCGAAAAGAGAAAGGCTGTTCAGACACCATGA
- the yvcK gene encoding YvcK family protein produces MTKLPKVVVIGGGTGLPVLLRGLKRHPLDLSAIVTVADDGGSSGRLRDSLDIPPPGDIRNVLAALSEVEPLVEQMFQHRFETENELSGHALGNLIIAALASITGDFVHAIQEMSRVLNVKGKVLPSANQSVILNAEMEDGTIVTGESTIPKAGKKIKRVFLKPDNIKPLAETLRVIKEADLIVMGPGSLYTSIMPNLLVPGIGEAVCQSGAKKLYICNIMTQMGETLGYTASNHVEAISKHMDPSCIDAILVNNKQVPVEVQARYDKEQASPVHFDIDRLNSMGIEVLAHDILSYNNGLVRHNTEKVAKIIHSYMESNK; encoded by the coding sequence ATGACTAAACTGCCAAAGGTTGTCGTCATCGGAGGGGGGACGGGTCTTCCGGTCCTACTGCGCGGACTGAAGCGCCATCCGCTCGATCTCTCGGCGATTGTCACCGTTGCGGATGACGGCGGAAGCTCAGGTCGGCTCAGGGATTCACTGGACATTCCTCCTCCGGGGGACATCCGGAACGTGCTGGCCGCACTGTCAGAGGTGGAACCCCTTGTGGAGCAGATGTTTCAGCACCGGTTCGAAACAGAGAACGAGCTTTCAGGCCATGCGTTAGGCAACCTGATCATAGCCGCACTTGCTTCGATTACGGGTGATTTTGTCCACGCCATCCAGGAAATGAGCCGGGTCCTGAATGTGAAAGGGAAGGTCCTTCCTTCTGCCAATCAGAGCGTCATATTGAATGCCGAGATGGAAGATGGCACGATCGTGACGGGGGAATCGACCATCCCGAAGGCCGGCAAAAAGATCAAGAGGGTCTTTTTGAAGCCTGACAATATCAAGCCGCTCGCAGAAACGCTCCGGGTCATCAAGGAAGCGGATCTGATTGTCATGGGACCGGGCAGTCTATATACGAGCATCATGCCGAATCTCCTCGTACCGGGGATTGGTGAAGCCGTATGCCAGTCGGGGGCCAAGAAGCTTTATATCTGTAATATCATGACTCAAATGGGCGAAACGCTTGGATACACGGCAAGCAATCATGTGGAAGCCATATCGAAACATATGGACCCTTCCTGCATTGACGCGATCCTGGTCAACAACAAGCAGGTGCCGGTTGAAGTGCAGGCCCGTTATGACAAAGAACAGGCGAGTCCGGTACATTTTGATATCGATCGTCTGAATTCCATGGGGATCGAGGTTCTTGCCCATGATATTCTTTCATATAATAATGGACTGGTACGTCACAATACGGAAAAAGTAGCGAAAATCATTCATTCCTATATGGAATCAAATAAATGA
- a CDS encoding response regulator transcription factor has product MAKILIAEDEEVLRMLVVDTLEDEGHELHEAADGREAITSIMENDYDLILLDYMMPLYTGLEVIEKVRNIPEKKDVKIMMVSAKSQQADKERVLQSGADYFIAKPYSPMELVQRIEDILNEED; this is encoded by the coding sequence ATGGCGAAAATCTTAATTGCCGAAGATGAAGAAGTGTTGAGGATGCTGGTCGTCGATACACTGGAGGATGAAGGGCATGAGCTCCATGAAGCAGCGGATGGCCGGGAAGCCATCACGAGCATCATGGAAAATGACTATGACCTGATCCTCCTCGACTATATGATGCCTTTATATACCGGACTTGAAGTCATCGAAAAGGTACGGAACATCCCGGAGAAAAAGGACGTGAAGATCATGATGGTATCGGCGAAAAGCCAGCAGGCGGATAAAGAACGCGTATTGCAGTCCGGTGCAGATTATTTTATTGCGAAACCATACAGTCCGATGGAACTGGTTCAGCGGATCGAGGATATCCTGAATGAAGAGGATTAA
- a CDS encoding HPr family phosphocarrier protein, with amino-acid sequence MVEKQVEVKLKTGLQARPAALFVQEANRFSSEIFLEKGGKKVNAKSIMGLMSLAISTGSEIILAADGSDEEEAIAALEKFVGKEG; translated from the coding sequence ATGGTAGAAAAACAAGTCGAAGTCAAATTGAAAACGGGTCTTCAAGCACGTCCTGCAGCACTATTCGTCCAGGAGGCAAACCGCTTCTCATCCGAAATCTTTTTAGAAAAAGGCGGGAAGAAAGTCAATGCCAAAAGCATCATGGGTCTCATGAGTCTGGCAATCAGTACAGGTTCCGAGATTATACTGGCAGCAGACGGCAGCGACGAAGAAGAAGCGATCGCTGCGCTTGAAAAGTTTGTAGGCAAAGAAGGATAG
- the whiA gene encoding DNA-binding protein WhiA — protein sequence MSFASETKKELTNIEVKDCCANAELSALIRMNGSLSFSNQMLVVNIQTENAAIARRIYTLIKKGYDTPVELLVRKKMRLKKNNVYIVRIKEDTKKILEDLKILGEGFTFIHNISEDLLKKKCCRRSYLRGAFLAGGSVNNPETSSYHLEIFSLYAEHNEALSELMNTFGLNSKTLERKKGFITYLKEAEKITEFLNIVGAHNSLLRFEDVRIVRDMRNSVNRLVNCETANLNKTIGAALRQVENIKFIEKHVGLGVLPDKLREIAELRVTYQDVTLKELGEMVSGGTISKSGINHRLRKIDQIAEKIRAGEKLSK from the coding sequence ATGTCGTTTGCGTCGGAAACAAAGAAAGAATTAACCAATATCGAAGTGAAGGACTGCTGTGCCAATGCTGAATTATCAGCACTCATCAGGATGAATGGCTCACTGTCCTTCTCGAATCAGATGCTGGTCGTCAATATTCAGACGGAAAACGCCGCGATAGCTAGAAGAATCTATACACTGATAAAAAAGGGATACGACACCCCCGTAGAACTTTTAGTGCGGAAGAAAATGCGTCTGAAGAAAAACAACGTTTACATCGTGCGGATAAAAGAAGACACGAAAAAGATCCTCGAGGACTTGAAGATCCTTGGAGAGGGATTCACGTTTATCCATAATATTTCAGAGGATCTGTTAAAAAAGAAATGCTGCAGACGATCCTATTTAAGAGGGGCATTCCTGGCAGGGGGATCCGTGAACAATCCGGAAACATCCTCCTACCATCTTGAGATTTTCTCCCTGTATGCCGAACACAACGAAGCGTTGTCGGAACTGATGAACACTTTCGGGTTGAACAGCAAGACCCTCGAACGTAAAAAGGGATTCATCACGTATCTGAAAGAGGCTGAGAAAATCACCGAATTCCTCAATATCGTGGGAGCCCACAATTCCCTCCTTCGTTTTGAGGATGTCCGGATTGTAAGGGATATGCGAAACTCCGTGAACCGTCTTGTCAATTGTGAGACGGCCAACTTGAATAAAACCATCGGTGCGGCATTGAGGCAGGTAGAGAACATCAAGTTCATCGAAAAGCATGTCGGCCTCGGGGTGCTTCCTGATAAATTGCGTGAAATCGCAGAACTGAGAGTGACCTATCAAGACGTCACGCTGAAAGAACTGGGGGAAATGGTATCAGGCGGTACCATAAGTAAATCGGGAATCAATCACCGCTTACGGAAAATCGATCAAATTGCCGAGAAAATCAGAGCGGGAGAGAAATTAAGCAAATAA
- a CDS encoding 8-oxo-dGTP diphosphatase — MQRVTNCLYLDGDKVLLLQKPRRNWWVAPGGKMEPGESIRDAVIREYREETGIYLKNPDLKGVFTFIIKDGEQVVSEWMMFSFFATEADGVNLQESEEGKIKWHKFDDIKDLPMAEGDYHILDYLLHGKKTIYGTFTYTPDFKLLSYRLDPS, encoded by the coding sequence GTGCAGCGCGTCACAAATTGCTTATATCTGGATGGAGACAAAGTACTCCTTCTCCAAAAACCCCGCCGAAATTGGTGGGTGGCGCCTGGAGGCAAAATGGAGCCGGGTGAATCGATTCGCGATGCGGTCATACGCGAGTACCGCGAAGAGACAGGGATCTATTTGAAAAACCCCGATTTGAAAGGTGTATTTACTTTCATCATCAAAGATGGGGAACAAGTGGTTTCAGAGTGGATGATGTTTTCCTTTTTTGCAACGGAAGCAGACGGGGTTAACCTGCAGGAGTCGGAAGAAGGCAAGATCAAATGGCATAAGTTCGATGACATCAAGGACCTGCCGATGGCCGAAGGGGATTATCACATCCTTGACTACCTGCTCCACGGAAAGAAAACCATCTACGGAACATTTACGTATACACCGGATTTTAAGCTGCTGTCGTACCGTTTAGATCCGAGCTAA
- a CDS encoding HEAT repeat domain-containing protein, with product MFENEIFYFSVVLVSLLLILFLLFSYLVIKKLIGNDRRAKVEKYKEDYRLSLFQYFQDEANEESLSFRSQLEVKAFIELTAGFAKVLGGYTINERIRVFAETHFESYIYSRLTHRRWSMRMNALYWIEEFDMKNMFVHLDRLFASKKLTKSEEIQLLKIYILNENHNILEKMISPRHALTEFDYSLLFKSLNGRQLDRFIQMFDELPMEIRYALVDSIGLRGRQADSLFLESLLDNQAGEIRIRALKAIVEMEHFLAPSKLTQHLLSSSWQERLMAIKACEYIRSPELVQYLEDLMSDSSFYVRSQAAQSLLRLASGKEVLSEIAASAEDAFARDMAAQWLERGAV from the coding sequence GTGTTTGAAAATGAGATTTTTTATTTCTCTGTGGTGCTGGTCAGCTTACTGCTCATATTATTTTTGTTGTTCAGTTATTTAGTCATCAAGAAATTGATCGGAAACGACAGGCGGGCCAAGGTAGAGAAATATAAGGAAGACTACCGGCTTTCCCTTTTCCAGTATTTCCAGGATGAAGCAAATGAAGAGTCGTTGAGTTTCCGTTCACAGCTCGAAGTGAAGGCATTCATCGAATTGACCGCAGGTTTTGCCAAGGTACTTGGCGGTTACACGATCAATGAACGGATCAGGGTGTTTGCCGAAACCCATTTTGAATCGTATATTTACTCGCGATTGACTCATCGGCGCTGGAGCATGCGGATGAATGCCCTTTATTGGATTGAGGAATTTGATATGAAAAATATGTTTGTTCATCTTGATAGATTGTTTGCTTCAAAGAAGCTGACGAAGAGTGAAGAGATACAGCTCCTAAAGATTTATATTCTAAATGAAAATCATAATATCTTGGAAAAAATGATCAGTCCCAGACATGCATTAACTGAGTTCGATTATAGCCTGTTATTCAAATCTTTAAACGGGAGACAGCTTGATCGGTTCATCCAGATGTTTGATGAGCTGCCGATGGAAATAAGGTATGCGCTGGTTGATTCGATCGGGCTCCGGGGAAGGCAGGCTGACAGTTTGTTCCTGGAAAGCCTCCTGGACAATCAAGCAGGGGAAATCCGTATTCGGGCATTGAAAGCAATCGTTGAAATGGAGCATTTCCTTGCGCCATCCAAATTGACGCAGCATCTTCTTTCATCTTCCTGGCAGGAACGGCTGATGGCCATTAAAGCATGCGAATACATCAGGAGCCCTGAACTCGTCCAGTATCTTGAGGACCTTATGAGTGATTCATCCTTTTATGTCCGGTCCCAAGCTGCTCAATCTCTTTTAAGGCTTGCATCAGGCAAAGAAGTATTAAGCGAAATTGCTGCCTCCGCGGAGGATGCTTTCGCAAGGGACATGGCGGCACAATGGCTGGAAAGAGGGGCGGTATGA
- a CDS encoding GDSL-type esterase/lipase family protein — protein sequence MSKWKIIIPIIIAAIIPVIYFSFFAEESKSESKKRVIALGDSLTYGYGDDKDTGYIGRLEEKVNEKNTEESYQFQNLGIPGQKSSGLQKQLAKPSVAEDLTAADVFIVNIGTNDLIKSNGGDLVPLQHDKIMEAKQEYVDNLNFILDTLEETNEDAEILVIGLYNPYPDKDSDKIEAYVDEWNQTIVKEVKKHGKVKYVSSNPLFKGKDKEQYFHDSLHPNGKGYELMADQIMEKYKF from the coding sequence ATGTCAAAATGGAAAATCATCATCCCAATCATCATAGCAGCAATCATTCCCGTCATCTATTTCAGTTTTTTTGCGGAAGAAAGCAAGTCGGAATCGAAGAAAAGGGTAATCGCCCTTGGAGATTCATTGACGTATGGATACGGGGATGACAAGGATACAGGCTATATCGGCCGCCTTGAAGAAAAGGTGAACGAGAAGAACACAGAAGAGAGTTACCAGTTCCAGAACCTCGGAATTCCCGGTCAAAAGTCGTCCGGCCTTCAAAAACAGCTGGCGAAGCCGAGTGTTGCCGAGGATTTAACGGCAGCGGATGTATTTATCGTCAATATCGGGACCAACGACCTGATCAAAAGCAATGGAGGAGACTTAGTCCCGCTGCAGCATGATAAAATCATGGAAGCGAAACAAGAGTATGTGGATAATTTGAACTTCATTCTGGATACGCTTGAAGAAACGAATGAGGACGCAGAGATCCTGGTGATCGGGCTTTATAATCCTTATCCAGACAAAGACAGCGATAAAATCGAAGCGTATGTCGATGAATGGAATCAAACGATCGTGAAGGAAGTCAAGAAACACGGAAAAGTAAAATATGTATCTTCCAATCCATTATTCAAGGGGAAGGATAAAGAGCAATATTTCCATGATTCCCTCCATCCGAATGGGAAGGGATATGAACTGATGGCAGATCAAATTATGGAAAAGTATAAATTTTAG
- a CDS encoding glycosyltransferase, protein MDVTSQWGTFLMTIGWVVLVYMILVISFYSILLLISFIQLRKTYQLDEREPYEELMHLHQTKPVSILVPAYNESVGIMATVRSLLSIEYPEYEIIIINDGSTDDSLEKLIDSFQLVKIKWVIRQQLKTKQVKGVYQSKVYKNLLVVDKENGGKADALNAGINVSNYPYFCSIDGDSVLERTAFLKVMKPIVESDGEVIASGGSIRIANGCEIESGEIVKVGLSRSPIVVMQVIEYLRAFLMGRIGLSRHNLLLIVSGAFGVFSKRWVVEAGGYSHTVGEDMELVVRLHRYVKEQEVNKKIVYVPDPVSWTEAPESLKYLRRQRRRWHRGLFESLWIHRRLIFNPKYGSIGMVSIPYFLIIEFLGPVVELMGYLVMILSLFLGGVYLEFAILLFLLSVIYGSILSMASVLLEEWTIRKYPKASDIIRLFFYSLTETLWYRPLTVLWRCEGILDVLRRKTGWGEMARKGVSK, encoded by the coding sequence ATGGATGTAACTTCACAATGGGGAACTTTCCTGATGACCATCGGATGGGTTGTCCTGGTCTATATGATCCTCGTCATTTCCTTTTATTCTATTTTACTGCTGATCTCTTTCATTCAGTTAAGAAAGACGTATCAATTGGATGAAAGGGAGCCCTATGAAGAGCTGATGCATTTACATCAGACTAAGCCTGTATCGATCCTGGTACCGGCCTATAATGAGTCGGTCGGGATCATGGCCACTGTCCGGTCTTTACTCAGCATTGAATACCCTGAATATGAAATCATCATCATCAATGATGGATCGACAGATGACTCTCTCGAAAAGCTCATTGATTCTTTTCAACTTGTAAAAATAAAGTGGGTCATCCGCCAGCAATTGAAAACGAAGCAGGTAAAGGGTGTCTATCAATCAAAGGTCTATAAGAACCTCCTCGTCGTGGATAAGGAGAATGGAGGGAAGGCAGATGCCTTGAATGCAGGGATCAATGTGTCCAACTATCCTTATTTCTGTTCGATTGACGGCGATTCTGTCCTGGAGCGAACTGCTTTTCTGAAGGTGATGAAGCCGATTGTCGAATCCGACGGTGAGGTCATTGCTTCAGGCGGAAGCATCCGCATTGCGAATGGCTGCGAAATTGAAAGCGGGGAAATCGTTAAAGTCGGGTTATCGCGTTCACCTATCGTCGTGATGCAGGTGATCGAGTATTTACGGGCTTTTCTGATGGGCAGAATCGGCTTGAGCCGTCATAACCTCCTCCTCATCGTTTCTGGGGCGTTCGGCGTTTTCTCAAAGCGCTGGGTCGTGGAAGCCGGTGGATATTCGCATACAGTGGGCGAAGATATGGAGCTTGTCGTGCGGCTGCACCGCTATGTAAAAGAGCAGGAAGTAAATAAGAAAATCGTTTATGTGCCGGATCCCGTGAGCTGGACCGAAGCACCGGAGTCATTAAAGTATCTGCGCAGGCAGCGGAGAAGGTGGCACAGGGGGCTGTTTGAAAGTCTATGGATTCACCGCAGGCTGATCTTCAATCCGAAATATGGTTCCATCGGAATGGTATCAATCCCATATTTCCTTATTATTGAATTTTTAGGTCCCGTGGTCGAGTTGATGGGGTATTTAGTGATGATTCTTTCCTTATTCTTAGGAGGGGTCTATCTTGAATTCGCCATTCTATTATTCTTGCTGTCTGTCATCTACGGTTCCATCCTTTCTATGGCTTCCGTGCTCCTTGAAGAGTGGACCATAAGGAAGTATCCAAAGGCATCGGATATCATCCGGCTATTCTTCTATTCACTTACAGAAACGCTCTGGTACCGTCCGTTGACGGTTCTGTGGCGCTGTGAAGGGATCCTTGACGTACTGAGGAGAAAGACAGGCTGGGGCGAAATGGCGAGAAAAGGAGTATCAAAATGA
- a CDS encoding diguanylate cyclase, whose amino-acid sequence MEKYQKHFLNNFRKKLEEWEAKPEVPHKDVYRFVHSLAGSASTLGLDEIGKLARQLMDTMDEVDDRLLTIPELRTMLFDIIEAYYRLEEGTVSDKKGHQGRQGEEPVILIIDDDTSFLMYMKEELENIGWYVVPIANPEKAVTSYYDVRPDCAIIDIYMNETNGFEVLDFFKQKLKQQFIPTVMVSVDDRKETRMKCYGLGADDFIQKPFDIDEFIVRVKRQIERKKQIEELILIDELTHMYNRKYLAQAYDQVKSIWNRRKEPSSIAVIDIDHFKKVNDQYGHLAGDKVLAEFASFLKKNTRGQDIVVRYGGEEFVVICLSTTGQDAYTFLDRCRQDFSELIFHENDPFSCTFSAGISEITDPSKSMDEWLRLADQALYKAKENGRNRVEIDSKSTGIQHTKIIKVAIVDDDPIIRTVMRDIVSKLPAEQNVEYDIKSFKDGAAFLEAEWHRDSLCLVILDGVMPKMDGLEVLERLRSQEDSYRYKVLMLTSRSSEKDISRSLQLGADDYMTKPFKLLELEARLGQILKRMR is encoded by the coding sequence ATGGAAAAATACCAGAAGCACTTTTTAAATAACTTTCGAAAAAAATTAGAGGAATGGGAAGCGAAGCCGGAAGTTCCTCATAAGGACGTGTATCGATTCGTCCACTCACTGGCAGGATCAGCTTCAACCCTTGGGCTGGATGAGATCGGAAAGCTCGCCAGACAATTAATGGACACGATGGATGAAGTGGATGACCGCCTTCTGACGATTCCTGAGCTTAGAACCATGCTTTTTGACATCATTGAAGCATATTACCGCTTGGAGGAAGGGACGGTCTCTGATAAAAAAGGACATCAGGGAAGACAGGGAGAAGAGCCCGTCATCCTGATCATCGACGATGATACGTCCTTCCTAATGTATATGAAAGAAGAGCTTGAAAACATCGGCTGGTATGTCGTACCGATTGCTAATCCGGAAAAAGCGGTGACTTCTTATTATGATGTGAGGCCGGATTGCGCCATCATCGATATATATATGAATGAAACCAATGGTTTCGAGGTGCTTGATTTCTTTAAACAAAAATTGAAGCAGCAGTTCATCCCTACCGTCATGGTCAGTGTCGATGACAGGAAAGAAACGAGAATGAAGTGTTATGGGTTAGGAGCGGATGATTTCATCCAAAAGCCTTTCGATATCGACGAATTCATCGTTCGTGTAAAAAGACAGATCGAGCGTAAAAAACAAATAGAAGAACTTATATTAATTGATGAATTGACCCATATGTACAATCGTAAATATCTCGCTCAAGCATATGACCAGGTCAAGAGCATCTGGAACCGGAGAAAAGAACCTTCTTCCATTGCTGTGATTGATATCGATCATTTTAAAAAAGTGAACGATCAATATGGCCATCTGGCCGGTGATAAGGTGTTGGCAGAATTTGCTTCATTTTTAAAGAAGAATACAAGGGGACAGGATATAGTGGTCCGATATGGGGGCGAGGAGTTTGTCGTCATATGCCTGAGCACCACTGGTCAGGATGCCTATACCTTCCTTGATCGCTGCCGTCAGGATTTCAGTGAACTTATTTTTCACGAAAATGACCCTTTCTCTTGTACGTTTTCTGCGGGGATATCTGAAATCACAGACCCGTCGAAGTCAATGGATGAGTGGCTCAGATTAGCCGACCAGGCCCTTTATAAGGCAAAAGAAAACGGAAGGAACAGAGTGGAAATCGACTCGAAATCCACCGGTATACAACATACTAAGATCATTAAGGTTGCCATCGTGGATGACGATCCGATCATCCGGACGGTGATGAGGGATATCGTTTCGAAACTGCCGGCAGAACAGAATGTAGAGTATGATATCAAAAGCTTTAAAGATGGAGCGGCTTTTCTGGAAGCGGAGTGGCATCGGGATTCTCTTTGCCTGGTGATATTGGATGGTGTCATGCCGAAGATGGATGGGCTTGAAGTTCTTGAAAGGCTCCGCAGCCAGGAAGACTCTTACCGTTATAAGGTTCTTATGCTGACGTCGCGCAGCAGCGAAAAAGACATTTCAAGATCTCTTCAGTTGGGAGCGGATGATTACATGACAAAGCCATTTAAACTGCTTGAGCTTGAAGCGCGTTTAGGGCAAATTTTGAAGAGGATGAGGTAA